In the Vibrio sp. FE10 genome, GGATTCAGTGATGAATTGGGGAACGCGGGTCAAGAGCAAACGAAGGCCGCAGCGGTCAAAGTGACGCCTGTGATCCAAGTGACTGAACCGGGGGATGTGACGGACAGCAACATCTCTGCGATGAACTTCAGTGGTACGACAAAACGATTTGAAAACAGCGCAGCGTTGACGCTCACCATCACTCCGTTGGGGAGTGACACACCGGTGGCGGGAGTGCCAACGGAAACCGTAACTGTGACCGACGGTCAATGGCAAAGCGGCACGATGGACTTAAGCGGTTTGAGTAACGCTGAATATCGAGTGTTGGTCACGGGTGAGAACACGACGGGTGTTACCGTGAGTGACTCAGAGACCTTTACGCTGACTCAGTCGTTAGCCGAATTAGACGCGGATGCGACCAGTGTCGCGCCGGAAGAAGCCGATGTCGGCGGTGTTGTGACGGTGACTGCTGTGTTTACCAAGGCGGTGTCTAAGCCAACCACGGCGACCTTAGGGTCAAACACCGTTGTATGGACATCAACGGGCGCAGCACTTCAGACGTGGGTTGGTAAAGTGGCGGCATTGACGGCGAGTGATACGGAGCAAGTGTTGAGCTTAACCATCAATGGATTCAGTGATGAATTGGGTAACGCGGGTCAAGAGCAAACGAAGGCCGCGGCGGTCAAAGTGACGCCTGTGATCCAAGTGACTGAACCGGGGGATGTGACGGACAGCAACATCTCTGCGATGAACTTCAGTGGTACGACAAAACGATTTGAAAACAGCGCAGCGTTGACGCTCACCATCACTCCGTTGGGGAGTGACACACCGGTGGCGGGAGTGCCAACGGAAACCGTAACTGTGACCGACGGTCAATGGCAAAGCGGCACGATGGACTTAAGCGGTTTGAGTAACGCTGAATATCGAGTGTTGGTCACGGGTGAGAACACGACGGGTGTTACCGTGAGTGACTCAGAGACCTTTACGCTGACTCAGTCGTTAGCCGAATTAGACGCGGATGCGACCAGTGTCGCGCCGGAAGAAGCCGATGTCGGCGGTGTTGTGACGGTGACTGCTGTGTTTACCAAGGCGGTGTCTAAGCCAACCACGGCGACCTTAGGGTCAAACACCGTTGTATGGACATCAACGGGCGCAGCACTTCAGACGTGGGTTGGTAAAGTGGCGGCATTGACGGCGAGTGATACGGAGCAAGTGTTGAGCTTAACCATCAATGGATTCAGTGATGAATTGGGGAACGCGGGTCAAGAGCAAACGAAGGCCGCAGCGGTCAAAGTGACGCCTGTGATCCAAGTGACTGAACCGGGGGATGTGACGGACAGCAACATCTCTGCGATGAACTTCAGTGGTACGACGAAACGATTTGAAAACAGCGCAGCGTTGACGCTCACCATCACTCCGTTGGGGAGTGACACACCGGTGGCGGGAGTGCCAGCGGAAACCGTCACCGTGACCGACGGTCAATGGCAAAGCGGCACGATGGACTTAAGCGGTTTGAGTAACGCTGAATATCGAGTGTTGGTCACGGGTGAGAACACGACGGGTGTTACCGTGAGTGACTCAGAGACCTTTACGCTGACTCAGTCGTTAGCCGAATTAGACGCGGATGCGACCAGTGTCGCGCCGGAAGAAGCCGATGTCGGCGGTGTTGTGACGGTGACCGCCGTGTTTACCAAGGCGGTGTCTAAGCCAACCACGGCGACCTTAGGGTCAAACACCGTTGTATGGACATCCACGGGCGCTGCACTACAGACGTGGGTTGGTAAAGTGGCGGCATTGACGGCGAGTGATACAGAGCAAGTGTTGAGCTTAACCATCAATGGATTCAGTGATGAATTGGGGAACGCGGGTCAAGAGCAAACGAAGGCCGCAGCGGTCAAAGTGACGCCTGTGATCCAAGTGACTGAACCGGGGGATGTGACGGACAGCAACATCTCTGCGATGAACTTCAGTGGTACGACGAAACGATTTGAAAACAGCGCAGCGTTGACGCTCAACATCACTCCGTTGGGGAGTGACACACCGGTGGCGGGAGTGCCAACGGAAACCGTCACCGTGACCGACGGTCAATGGCAAAGCGGCACGATGGACTTAAGCGGTTTGAGTAACGCTGAATATCGAGTGTTGGTCACGGGTGAGAACACGACGGGTGTTACCGTGAGTGACTCAGAGACCTTTACGCTGACTCAGTCGTTAGCCGAATTAGACGCGGATGCGACCAGTGTCGCGCCGGAAGAAGCCGATGTCGGCGGTGTTGTGACGGTGACCGCCGTGTTTACCAAGGCGGTGTCTAAGCCAACCACGGCGACCTTAGGGTCAAACACCGTTGTATGGACATCCACGGGCGCTGCACTACAGACGTGGGTTGGTAAAGTGGCGGCATTGACGGCGAGTGATACAGAGCAAGTGTTGAGCTTAACCATCAATGGATTCAGTGATGAATTGGGGAACGCGGGTCAAGAGCAAACGAAGGCCGCAGCGGTCAAAGTGACGCCTGTGATCCAAGTGACTGAACCGGGGGATGTGACGGACAGCAACATCTCTGCGATGAACTTCAGTGGTACGACGAAACGATTTGAAAACAGCGCAGCGTTGACGCTCAACATCACTCCGTTGGGGAGTGACACACCGGTGGCGGGAGTGCCAACGGAAACCGTCACCGTGACCGACGGTCAATGGCAAAGCGGCACGATGGACTTAAGCGGTTTGAGTAACGCTGAATATCGAGTGTTGGTCACGGGTGAGAACACGACGGGTGTTACCGTGAGTGACTCAGAGACCTTTACGCTGACTCAGTCGTTAGCCGAATTAGACGCGGATGCGACCAGTGTCGCGCCGGAAGAAGCCGATGTCGGCGGTGTTGTGACGGTGACTGCTGTGTTTACTAAGGCGGTGTCTAAGCCAACCACGGCGACCTTAGGGTCAAACACCGTTGTATGGACATCAACGGGCGCAGCACTTCAGACGTGGGTTGGTAAAGTGGCGGCATTGACGGCGAGTGATACGGAGCAAGTGTTGAGCTTAACCATCAATGGATTCAGTGATGAATTGGGTAACGCGGGTCAAGAGCAAACGAAGGCCGCGGCGGTCAAAGTGACGCCTGTGATCCAAGTGACTGAACCGGGGGATGTGACGGACAGCAACATCTCTGCGATGAACTTCAGTGGTACGACAAAACGATTTGAAAACAGCGCAGCGTTGACGCTCACCATCACTCCGTTGGGGAGTGACACACCGGTGGCGGGAGTGCCAACGGAAACCGTCACCGTGACCGACGGTCAATGGCAAAGCGGCACGATGGACTTAAGCGGTTTGAGTAACGCTGAATATCGAGTGTTGGTCACGGGTGAGAACACGACGGGTGTTACCGTGAGTGGCTCAGAGACCTTTAACGTGTCGCAAGCGTTACCTATTTTGACTAGCGCAACATTTAATCCGCCGCACCAAGCGATAGGTCAGAACGTATCGGTCAGTCTTAAGTTCGATAAAGCGCTGCAAGCGGCCAGTGCTGAGTTAGGTGGCACGGTCATCTCGCTGACGCAGAGTGCGGACGCCAGCGTGTGGACGGGCAATGTCGATGTACTAGTCGCGACGTCGTCTGATTTGACGGTGGGTTTGGTGGTGAAAGATTACCAAGATTTATCGGGTAATGTGGGGGCGCAAGACAGCACACATTCGCTGCCTATCACGCCAACTATTAGTATCTCTACGATCAACAGCGGTAACGATGTTAATGAATCAGAGTCACCTACATTGATTCTCGATGGTACTACGGTTCGTTTTTCTGAAGGAGATAAGTTGAGCCTAAGTGTCACGGACAGTGGGGGAGCGAAAGTTTCAGATGCTGAGGTGCTGGTTGGTGAAAACGGAGTTTGGCAATACGAACTGACTATTGATCCAATCGAAGGTGGGTCTGTGACGGTGTCACTACATGGTGCCAATGAACTTGGAGCCGATGCTACTTTGGTTGAATCTACATTTACATTAAATAAGGATGTGAGCGCTGCAGTGGTCGTAGTGCCAAGCTTATTACGACAACTGCTTATTTACGACAAGGGCACAAAACTAGCAGCGTAACGCTAATCGTTATATGGAAGATTAGACAAAGGTCTGCCTATTAGGCAGACCTTTTTGCAAATGTATCTCAGGTTGTTGGAATTTGAGTATGTATCCGGGGCTTAATCATTTTTATTACCCTCAATTTGATTAAGAAAATTATTGTACACCAGTGCCCAATATTGATTAGTTTAGTGATGCTGAGTCATTGAAATGAAAATTATTTTGTTTTTCCTGTTTCATTATTTAGTCATATTTTCAGCTAGATAACTAATATAACTGGTGATGCAATCAGAATGGCAATTGCATAGATATTTTGCATAGTAGTTTTTGGTGTTATCTCTATAAAAGTGCCATCTTGATATTAAATGCATAATATATATAGTGTTTATATCACATCGTTATTTGATGTGGTGTTCTGCATTTTGGTACTTTAGTACCACCCTTTTAAGCCAATTTAGTGTTCCAAAATAAATCCTATTTATATTGGCTAATTTTATGTGGGAATTTATTCCCACTTTTTTTCTCTTTTACAGAGGAGAAAATGCTCAATATAACCTTCTAAATCGATGAAATGCTTCCACCAGATATGCGTGTTTGGTCTAGTTAGTATTTATTTAAGTACGCAATGAAATGATCATTATGTGACATCCGTTCAAATTGATTTGCCTTTTTAGTTAGGCGAAATGACTATTTAACCTGTTTAATTGGCTTTATTGCTAGTGTTATAGTTTTTGGCGATACTCCTTCTAATCTATTGAAATTTATATCCATTACGCGTAGAATTTATTTAACCAAATCGTTTTTTAAGCCTTATCAGCTTAGTTATCACCGCAACTATATATCTGTAGGTTGTGGAGAATTCAAATGCACTTAGTTTGCAAATTTATATCTAGTTCGTCTCTCAGTACGAACGACCTTCAATATGTCTTTACACCGGATGAGTGTATCGGGCTATTTTCGCGTGTGCGCACCCCTAAAGACATCTTGGCTCAATTACCAAGCACTCTGCTTCAGCAGATTACTGCGTCGGCTAAAAAAAATGTCCACAGCCTGCTCAACGCTATTCGAGTAGAACTTGCAAAAGCGAACTGGGTCTGTCTGTCTTCCAATGTGAGGCGCAGTCCATTAACCAGTAAACAGCTAGCAAGCTTCCCTCGACTCAAGTTACATGTCGATCGGGTTGCAAACAACAGTTCAGAGCGCGTTCAAAAAGCTAATTATCAGCAAGTTGTCGACGATGTACCTTTGGCACGTCATTACAGCTTTTCGCCAGTTGAACCTTCTCCAGAACATAAAATTGTTGTCGAGTTTGCAGGGCAGTGGTCGAGTAATGCTGGCTGTCTGATGTTAGGAACTACCGATACTCAAAAAGGAAAAGTGACGGTAGGTAAGTCAGATCGAGAAAATAAACACCGAAGCCTCGCTACATTTAAAGATCTTGAATTAGAGGGGAAAACGCTCTATATCAAAATTCCTTGTTCTGACCAGCCTCAGCCGATCTTGCTTAAACTCGCCGAAGATTTGCAACCCGTTGATAAAGAAACTCAAATGGATGAGTGGGATAACGTGTTGGTGCCTGTGGTTCCTCTATATAAATCGGGTTCTTCGTGGGATGGCTACACGTCAGGGCGTGTTTACATTATTTGGAATGAAGAAGTCTGGCGCGAGTTGCAAGTGACTAGCAATGGATACTTCGCTGATGTGGGTATTAGCAGTAACCGCAAGAAAACAATGGAAACAAGGCACGTCAATATTGATGGCTCTTCATTGTTTCCCGGTGAGAATGTTGCATTTGAACCATTCTCAATACTGCAAGATGGGGTTGAAGTGTTTAGTGGCGAACTAGACATCAATGAGCAGGCAAGAGTGTTTAGTTTGGTCGCAGAGGAGATCGAGATCAAGTTTGCCGGTTTTGAACATGAGCAATTGATGGTGTCAACACATCCTAGCCCTATGAAGGCCTCTTCTGCACCGAGTGATGAAGTGTTGGGCTATCCGCTGCCTCATATCTGGCTACCATACAAAGTTAAAGGCGAATGCCAAGATGTGTATCTATATTACTCGTCTCAAGCCTTGAATGATGGGGCTGTTTCTGAGTTAGAGAGTAACTATCAGTCGATGGCAATTCCATTATCTGAGATGTCTGATTACAGCAGCTCTAAAGGTTTCACTCTACAAACGGTTTTTAAGTTACCAGAACTCTCTGAAAGTCAAAAAGTGAAGGCGGTTGTTAATGAACAGAACGATTGCAATGTCGCTGCAGTCAATATACCGCCTCCCGGAAGCGAGATCATATTACGCTATCGAGTCCTTGGCTCCACCGATCAGCCCGATGACTATTTTATGTTACAAAATGAAGAGCATAATTGGTCGCAAAAAGCATATTTTCGTTGTGCTAAGGTCGATGAAGATGGCTATCTCAATTTACGATTCAGTGGCTGGCCTGAGAAGGTTAAAGAAGTCGATATTTTAAGGGGGGCTCATGCCTCACGAGGGAATGACACTCCCGAAACGTTTAAGTTGCGCGAAAAAATAAAAGTTACGGACTTATTAGGCTAAAAAATGAAAAAAACACTACTAATCACGTTATTAGGCTTAGCAATCGTTGGTTGTAATGACCAATCTCAACAGAGTGCTTCCCCTGTACCGAGTTCTGCGCAAACAGAGCAAGAAAAACACCCAGATCGCGTTTATGTCGGCGAGCATAACTACTACGTAATGGAATCGGCAGTCACCAATGAGAATTGGGTATCCGATGACAAAATAAAACCTATGCCGGGTCAGTTTCCTAAATACTATGTCTTTAATTCAGATGAATGGCCCAAGGAAGATATCAAAGATGCTAGCTCTTATGACCTGCCGCGGTTTCAATTTGCATGGGCGAATGATGGTGATCGTTACAACTTACGAATCTGGAGCATGAAAACGGATGGCACAGATTTACGCTTAGTGGTACCAGATATCAAGGTTGATGGCATTGTGCTTATTCGACGTTCTCCCAATTTGCGCTATGTTGCTTGGATAGATAAAGGCACAGGCAAGTATGTTTATGACTTAAAAACGGGCGTAAAAACGCGAGTGATGGGATTAGGGTCTCCAGGCATGGCTTGGTCAGAAGATAGCCGTTATTTATATTTTCATACCATGGGTGACTTTGATAACGCTCGTTGGGACTCTGAAACTGGCGAAATTGAAGCGATTGATTTCGGAGTTGGACCTTACGCTGTCCTGAAGGATAAGACAATAACGAATCTAAGTTACACAGGGGTGTTTAAGCGAAATTTAACGAATAATGCTCTGAAACATATAAGTATTAAGCCAACAGGTAAGGTTCAGCCAAGAGAGTGGTTGAAATTTCGGGGTATGAGCCCAACGGGTCGATATGCTTGGGGCCAAAATAATCAGAATAGATTCTTTTTTGATATTGTGAATGAAACTGTAAAAAAATACGACAAAACTGAATATGTGGGGTCGGGGATATTAGGAAAAGATGCTCGATTCAGTGCACACGACCGTGTATCCCGTATGACAGTCGTCGATCGCGAAACACAGAGAATGTGGCAATGGTATGCGCTAGGTACCGGTGAAATAAGCGTTAACTCAAATATGAGCTTGTACAATGGCTTGGCAAATGATGGTCTTTGGTTTGAGGATAGTGAGTGATGGTTGATTTATGTACTTACGATAAACCAATGTACTTGCTTGGAGTGTATTTTCAAGGTGAAGATACAGACGCAGGACGTGAGTTCAGTAATTGGAATACAGTGTCAGACTTAACCAGCGTAGACCATGTAAAAAATGTTCGACCTATCCCATTTACCCCAATACTAATAGATGCTCTTGCCCAAGACTCTGTAACTTTGCCTAGATTTTGGGGAAGCGATCAGTATGGCAGGTTATGTAACGTGTCTTACTTAAGCGAAGCCGACAGTATGCCTCAAGTGCTGCTTCGTCATAATAGTCCAATTACAACGATTGATAATAATCAAAGCTATGAGATGTTGTTTCCACCCACCAATTTAATTGGTCAATTGGCACAAAGCTCGTCATCTATTGCTGAAATTAAGGAAACCATAAAGTCTCTCTATACGAAAATGAGTCCTCAGTTAAATAAGCCGAGGCTTTTTAAACCGTCGAAAATTTCAGTAAAACAACTTGCGAAGCCTTACACCCAGGAGCATGGGCAGTTACTTACGCAAGAGGAGGAAAGCTATAACCAATGGTATGCAGATATTCTCTCATCTGGCGTTGAGTTTATTGAAGGGTTTGTCGTACCCAGTGTAAATACCATTAGCATCGTGTTTAGCAGTGATATTTACATAGGCGCGGAAGTGTCATTAGTAAAATATCGCAGTACCCTTAGCAATCAACAAGAAACGTCAGAGATCGTATTGGAAAGAGGTGTCGTGCGACAGCCTACTTTTGACGATGAAAATCGAGAGTCACAAGCTTATAAAAACACTTTGCCATCTGTAACAATCAATTTACCATCGGTCGTAGAACCTGCGAAGTCTGAGTCAAGCACAGAAGATAATCATATAGTACTGGGTGATGGCTTCTACGGGCTTAGGATTCAATTTTATGTTCAGGATTATCTTACCGCGAACGAACATCTTAAAAATAAAGTTCCTGAAGTTATCAAGTCTGGACGGCTTCGATTTGAAAGGAATAAATCGTCAGAGGTCACAGGTGTAGCAGATCAGGATTGTTATACCTACGAACTGAACGAAAAGGTAACGTTTAAATCAATCAGTGGTTATGGAAAACTTGCTACCGTCTGCGGTGATATGATCTCTCTTGAAGAGTGTTTGTTTTACCAGTATCCCCAAGCATTACCCTCTAATTACAGCGAGTTAATGACAAAAACCGGCAAATCGGTTCCTCTTAGCGGTACGGGTGTTAATACACTCGGTTTAGCTTCAGCAATCAAAAAGAACGCGGAAAGTCTGGCTGAAGGTTTTCTGATGGGAGGAAATCCATTCTCAGATAACCTGAAAGCAACCATGTTCAGTGTCTCTAAAGGCATCTGGTCGGACATTGAGCAAAAAAAACTGCCTGATCTAATGACCAGCAGCGTAGCACTTGCTTTTGGCTTTTCAGCATTTAAGGAAAGCCGCAAAGAACTGACCAAAGCGATAAGATTTGCCAACAAGGGGCTCGACTTTAATCAAGCGGCGGCTTTGGCGTTTCGCAAGAGCGGCCTGAATATCTCTTTTATTAAGCGCGAACTCGATGTGATAAAAGCTAGCTTGATCACGGGTACGTTCAGCGAGAACTCAACACGACTTGCGAGGTCATGGTTTAATGGCTCCGTTATGGAGAAGATGAACCGAGCATTTCCAATTCTTGAATCTGGCTCTAGCTTAGTTGACTTGTACGATTTGGTGCAAAAAGAAAACGAGCTTGAGAAGAAATCTCTTGAAGCCAAAGAAGATTTCGATGCGGTATCTCAAAGCTACCTTCAATCTATTTCCGTTATTAAAGCATATCAAGAATGGGCACAAGCGTTAGACGACGCTAAAAACGTCATCAATGGCAGTAATGGTGACGATATCGCCCACATAGTTGAGGACAGCCAAGGGTTAGCTATTCATATCAACTTTAAGTTCAACGAATGGAAACATGGCAATGAACACGGCAAGCTGAGAACAGACATTAAACAAGTGTGTCAGAATTTGTCGCAATTGATGCTAGATAACCCAAGCTACAAAGTATCAATAGAAGGGCATGCTGGTAGGATTGGTTCTTCTGATGCGAACGATCTCGTTGCTGCTAATCGCGTAAAGACTGTTACCAACGCGATTACCTCCATTGACTCTAACTTGGAAGAAAGGGTTTACACGGCGTCTTATGGAAATACTCAACCGCTCACGGCTGATAACACCAAGAGCGATATGTCACAGACCGGAGACAGTGTCCCTGCAGCCCTCGATCGACGAGTTGAAGTTCGCTTGATTATTCCTAACTATCAAGTTGTTTTACCACCGAGCCGCAGCGGCATGGTGGAATTAGAGAAAGCACGCCAGTTGAAGCAAGCATTAGATGTTGGCTTAGATGATACGCAGAAGGCGCAAGTCGCTGCGGTGTTAACCACTCTTAGCGGTTTTGCGATGTTTACGCCGCTGGCTCCGCTTGCTGCGGGTATTTTATATCTAAGATCGGGAGCAGAGTTAGCAGATTGTGCGCTATCTGTGTTGGATGAACTCATTACTGAAAAAGCCTATTCTGACTTTAAAGGTCGTTACCAGAACATCGACCAACTAAACCAGTTAGGTAAAATCCACATCCGAGTTCTTCAACAGTACAGAGACCTAAAAGTAACGATTGAGCGTAGTGAAATAAAGACACGTGATGAAGTTGAATCTCACCTGAAGAATAAAGAAACTGTGCAAGAGCTGCAGAAACGATTTTTACTCCGTGCTCTTGCGCTTAACGGGCTAGTGGAACTGCTTGCTCGCATTTCGCTTTGGAATCCTAATGTTTCTAAGTTGCAAGGGTTGCTTGAGGAATATCGAGTTAAGGATTACATCGATGTTTACGTTATCAACGATAACTGGGAGGCGCCGTTAAGAAATTACAACACAATGGCTCAGAACTGGATTCAACGAGTTAGGGACGATAAGTCAGGTGCAAGTGCTGCCCGAGCTTTTGCGCAATCTTGGAAAAACGAACATTCGCCACAATTGTCCCCTTTGTTGAAGAGAGCTCGCATTCAAGGGGAATTCAATAAAGGCTTCCCAGTACAAGCCCGTTTATATCAGGGGGATGCGGAAAATGGCTTTTCCGATTTCGCGAAAATGTTCGATAACAATGTGGAGTCGGTTAAATCGAGCGATATCGGCTTCAGTCGTTTGCTAGTTGATAGTAAAGGAGATGGGGTTTCTTGGAAGCCTTTTGAAGAGTGGATTTCCCCAAATAAAACCAATCGAATTACGCCTTTTACACGTGTTAAGGTACAAATTGTATTATCAAATAATGCCTCTAAATCTAAGAAAAAGATCTTTAAGACAACACTGCAATATTGTTGTGAGCGCTCGCTTTGGGACTTTAAAGGGCCAAGCTTTGAGGTTTTGATGGCGCCACGAAAAGCGGATGATCTAACTTTGTGCGGAAGCAACGATAAGCTAAAAAATTA is a window encoding:
- a CDS encoding TolB family protein; translation: MKKTLLITLLGLAIVGCNDQSQQSASPVPSSAQTEQEKHPDRVYVGEHNYYVMESAVTNENWVSDDKIKPMPGQFPKYYVFNSDEWPKEDIKDASSYDLPRFQFAWANDGDRYNLRIWSMKTDGTDLRLVVPDIKVDGIVLIRRSPNLRYVAWIDKGTGKYVYDLKTGVKTRVMGLGSPGMAWSEDSRYLYFHTMGDFDNARWDSETGEIEAIDFGVGPYAVLKDKTITNLSYTGVFKRNLTNNALKHISIKPTGKVQPREWLKFRGMSPTGRYAWGQNNQNRFFFDIVNETVKKYDKTEYVGSGILGKDARFSAHDRVSRMTVVDRETQRMWQWYALGTGEISVNSNMSLYNGLANDGLWFEDSE
- a CDS encoding OmpA family protein; translation: MVDLCTYDKPMYLLGVYFQGEDTDAGREFSNWNTVSDLTSVDHVKNVRPIPFTPILIDALAQDSVTLPRFWGSDQYGRLCNVSYLSEADSMPQVLLRHNSPITTIDNNQSYEMLFPPTNLIGQLAQSSSSIAEIKETIKSLYTKMSPQLNKPRLFKPSKISVKQLAKPYTQEHGQLLTQEEESYNQWYADILSSGVEFIEGFVVPSVNTISIVFSSDIYIGAEVSLVKYRSTLSNQQETSEIVLERGVVRQPTFDDENRESQAYKNTLPSVTINLPSVVEPAKSESSTEDNHIVLGDGFYGLRIQFYVQDYLTANEHLKNKVPEVIKSGRLRFERNKSSEVTGVADQDCYTYELNEKVTFKSISGYGKLATVCGDMISLEECLFYQYPQALPSNYSELMTKTGKSVPLSGTGVNTLGLASAIKKNAESLAEGFLMGGNPFSDNLKATMFSVSKGIWSDIEQKKLPDLMTSSVALAFGFSAFKESRKELTKAIRFANKGLDFNQAAALAFRKSGLNISFIKRELDVIKASLITGTFSENSTRLARSWFNGSVMEKMNRAFPILESGSSLVDLYDLVQKENELEKKSLEAKEDFDAVSQSYLQSISVIKAYQEWAQALDDAKNVINGSNGDDIAHIVEDSQGLAIHINFKFNEWKHGNEHGKLRTDIKQVCQNLSQLMLDNPSYKVSIEGHAGRIGSSDANDLVAANRVKTVTNAITSIDSNLEERVYTASYGNTQPLTADNTKSDMSQTGDSVPAALDRRVEVRLIIPNYQVVLPPSRSGMVELEKARQLKQALDVGLDDTQKAQVAAVLTTLSGFAMFTPLAPLAAGILYLRSGAELADCALSVLDELITEKAYSDFKGRYQNIDQLNQLGKIHIRVLQQYRDLKVTIERSEIKTRDEVESHLKNKETVQELQKRFLLRALALNGLVELLARISLWNPNVSKLQGLLEEYRVKDYIDVYVINDNWEAPLRNYNTMAQNWIQRVRDDKSGASAARAFAQSWKNEHSPQLSPLLKRARIQGEFNKGFPVQARLYQGDAENGFSDFAKMFDNNVESVKSSDIGFSRLLVDSKGDGVSWKPFEEWISPNKTNRITPFTRVKVQIVLSNNASKSKKKIFKTTLQYCCERSLWDFKGPSFEVLMAPRKADDLTLCGSNDKLKNYFGQHAVDEHMTCVEFEPTYWFGEYEIPGLKPLYSDYEMQNFDKWKQSGEARSLQYYFTADGSTLSLAGTDERLTMFNYGVDDNNTYGKQCHLNSDGEVEVDGLPLVLYDGLANRQVVINEYDLLIEEFVKSASAKKSEGIAPYLKGDVSIFSAVSKGSGVEWFDDKAPKSSVLDWSNDKPVTIYVALLSEGGEKDVYRRMMGENYQVPMRLSLSIEEQESMFSKDTTEGPSFFGSLLELGEYTYKKEVPSPYAKVEIKEVNFTDTNSELASGLGAFVEEFQAKVNADPNRYLDPFSDRRTLHIVKFELRYTSPTGRRVPTLRPFGPILDKKKAVFLPVHIAVSSLSQMGLAPGIGIYPLKQAQKLSVLGGQEYNTKGMPWMEIERDVSRMNDSAFLYWQKELANNSVKRKAWIEDWIVKEPTNVSVPEQKSI